One window of Kryptolebias marmoratus isolate JLee-2015 linkage group LG3, ASM164957v2, whole genome shotgun sequence genomic DNA carries:
- the LOC108251393 gene encoding uncharacterized protein LOC108251393, with product MVQWQLCTLDHLNISGFGRPPPRHGLQLLFWFSNHCVTFEPDNCGLMLLVSDCEPEKGVYGFHRFGNIEELLPVLCKLKKHKKKKQLLYFEVGNLNTMTYPESADLPASVREYYGIGGKYNGSNMDRIIISYQVKTRVVEKVYVTEHDNEDLGGFRSDGTHEISPELIRVLQDPQLDLSTFLTFMGYYGDVEVLQETEDMQDFLDPSVQMIFNMMQNDSCRFFSDGLRQYMNLTFDPCSYDQQEQQSFSTSSSVGPVTQFTKIKQKNKKSKAKKRQKVLRETYWDPRWDHLYRAVDDGWSSEKRPGGGFSLLKIILGVGAIYLGAKCFSWLMRSNILRIIPQIFPRIIPRRTPSFPQTHIMLDYVY from the exons ATGGTGCAGTGGCAGCTCTGCACTCTGGATCACCTGAACATCTCGGGGTTCGGTCGTCCTCCTCCACGACACGGACTCCAACTGCTGTTTTGGTTCTCCAACCACTGCGTGACCTTTGAACCTGATAACTGTGGTCTCATGTTG TTGGTGTCGGACTGTGAGCCGGAGAAAGGAGTCTACGGCTTCCATCGCTTCGGAAACATCGAGGAACTTCTGCCCGTTCTCTGCAAACTCAAGAAgcacaagaaaaagaagcag TTGCTGTACTTCGAGGTTGGAAACCTGAACACGATGACTTACCCAGAATCTGCAGACCTCCCGGCATCTGTCAGGGAATATTATGGGATAGGTGGGAAGTACAATGGATCCAATATGGACCGCATCATCATCAGTTACCAGGTGAAGACCAGGGTGGTGGAGAAGGTCTACGTCACAGAGCACGACAACGAAGACTTAGGGGGGTTCAGGTCCGACGGGACTCATGAAATCAGCCCTGAACTGATCCGAGTCCTGCAGGACCCTCAGCTGGACCTCAGCACCTTTCTGACCTTCATGGGTTACTATGGAGATGTGGAGGTGCTCCAGGAGACGGAGGACATGCAGGACTTCTTGGACCCCTCGGTTCAGATGATATTCAACATGATGCAGAACGATTCCTGCAGGTTCTTCTCAGACGGTCTCAGGCAGTACATgaatctgacctttgacccctgcaGCTACGACCAGCAGGAACAGCAGAGTTTCAGCACAAGCAGCAGCGTCGGACCTGTGACCCagtttaccaaaataaaacagaagaacaagaagTCTAAAGCCAAGAAGAGACAGAAAGTTCTGAGGGAAACTTACTGGGATCCAAGATGGGACCATCTATACCGAG ctgttgATGACGGATGGAGCAGCGAGAAAAGGCCGGGAGGAGGATTCAGCTTGTTGAAGATTATCCTCGGAGTCGGAGCGATTTATTTAGGAGCTAAATGTTTCAGCTGGTTAATGAGGAGCAACATCCTCAGGATCATTCCCCAGATCTTTCCCCGGATCATTCCCCGGAGAACGCCGAGTTTtccccaaacacacatcatGCTGGATTATGTTTATTAA
- the LOC108251391 gene encoding oxidized low-density lipoprotein receptor 1: MRRVQTYEVINGNRNLQMSSSSRLSAALRSDLMEPQEQIYTNLQELNVPDLRRPEGKGGGPAKPESVAERKTEYCRSLRVLTACLGLLSVILLVSVVAVAVNRDRGLDQLIRDLANRTAEWKQLLARHQNLTDERNQLNISLETAEVKLDRLRKTSVTCPDGWRIFGCSCYLLSSSRSTWDSSRTRCFGERADLVTISSREEMMFLNKLGTQLKFWIGLKNNNAGNSWAWTDGRPPGTTFWQIGHP; this comes from the exons ATGAGACGGGTCCAGACATACGAGGTGATAAATGGGAACAGAAACCTCCAGATGAGTTCATCCAGTCGTCTGTCAGCAGCTCTCAGATCAGATCTGATGGAGCCTCAGGAACAGATTTATACCAACCTGCAGGAGCTGAACGTCCCTGATCTCCGCCGGCCGGAGGGAAAAG GAGGCGGACCAGCGAAACCCGAGTCTGTGGCTGAGAGGAAAACTGAATACTGCAGGTCTCTGAGGGTTCTGACAGCCTGTTTGGGTCTGCTGAGCGTCATCCTGCTGGTCTCGGTCGTCGCCGTCGCCGTAAACC GTGACAGAGGCTTGGATCAGCTGATCAGAGACCTGGCCAACCGGACGGCAGAATGGAAGCAGCTCCTGGCCAGACACCAGAACCTGACTGATGAGAGGAACCAGCTGAACATCAGTTTGGAGACGGCAGAAGTCAAGCTGGACAGACTGAGGAAGACCTCCG TGACGTGTCCCGATGGCTGGAGGATATTCGGCTGCAGCTGCTACCTGCTGTCTTCATCCAGAAGCACCTGGGACTCCAGCAGGACTCGGTGTTTTGGAGAAAGAGCAGATCTGGTGAccatcagcagcagagaggagatg ATGTTTCTGAACAAACTGGGAACTCAGCTGAAGTTCTGGATCGGCTTGAAGAACAACAATGCTGGAAACTCATGGGCTTGGACTGATGGACGTCCACCAGGAACCAC GTTTTGGCAGATTGGACATCCATAG